Proteins encoded by one window of Pseudonocardia sp. HH130629-09:
- a CDS encoding RNA polymerase sigma factor encodes MANAQVSGPPAARPTSPDVPSAQPARVPSRAELDETTLVVRAQDGDVGAFEELARRHQNALFRVAVRVLGDATDAEDALQDALIDAWRRIGTFRGEAAFSTWMYRIVTHRCTALVRRRRRSDPLPTDDGPGAPADDRSPTPERAAEVDAEMAALSRAIASLPEDQRTAWVLRELEGLGYSEISQITGAGETAVRGRIHRARGGLAERMRAWR; translated from the coding sequence ATGGCGAACGCGCAGGTCAGCGGCCCACCGGCCGCCCGGCCCACGAGCCCGGACGTGCCGTCGGCACAGCCGGCACGGGTGCCGTCGCGGGCCGAGCTGGACGAGACCACGCTGGTCGTCCGGGCCCAGGACGGCGACGTCGGCGCGTTCGAGGAGCTGGCCCGCCGCCACCAGAACGCCCTGTTCCGGGTCGCGGTCCGGGTCCTCGGCGACGCCACCGACGCCGAGGACGCCCTGCAGGACGCGCTCATCGACGCCTGGCGGCGGATCGGCACCTTCCGCGGCGAGGCGGCCTTCTCCACCTGGATGTACCGGATCGTCACACACCGCTGCACCGCACTGGTCCGGCGGCGGCGACGGAGCGACCCGCTCCCGACCGACGACGGTCCGGGCGCGCCGGCCGACGACCGCTCCCCCACTCCGGAGCGGGCCGCCGAGGTCGACGCGGAGATGGCGGCACTGTCGCGGGCGATCGCGTCGCTGCCGGAGGATCAGCGCACGGCGTGGGTGCTGAGGGAGCTGGAGGGGCTGGGCTACAGCGAGATCTCCCAGATCACGGGGGCGGGCGAGACCGCCGTCCGCGGCCGGATCCACCGGGCACGCGGAGGACTGGCGGAGAGGATGCGGGCATGGCGGTAG
- a CDS encoding Asp23/Gls24 family envelope stress response protein, which yields MSGPTTVSVSDLAVARVAARRVRRVPGVVALMGDVAHTLLGLAADWLPRDPVPEELRVQGLVASVHGHEAEIRVAVGVRFGTNCAELAERVRREVAEEVATVCGLDARVRVTVADIALPA from the coding sequence ATGAGTGGGCCGACGACTGTGTCCGTCTCCGATCTGGCCGTCGCGCGGGTGGCGGCACGACGGGTCCGGCGGGTCCCGGGGGTCGTGGCGCTGATGGGCGACGTCGCGCACACCCTGCTGGGACTGGCCGCGGACTGGCTGCCCCGCGACCCGGTGCCCGAGGAGCTGCGGGTGCAGGGCCTGGTCGCGTCGGTGCACGGGCACGAGGCCGAGATCCGGGTGGCGGTGGGCGTGCGGTTCGGCACGAACTGCGCCGAGCTGGCCGAACGGGTGCGCCGGGAGGTGGCCGAGGAGGTCGCGACGGTGTGCGGCCTCGACGCCCGGGTGCGGGTCACCGTCGCCGACATCGCGCTGCCGGCCTGA
- a CDS encoding (2Fe-2S)-binding protein produces the protein MNASPHTPAAGPPPSSPDRVSDERVAAVLADVATIGPWFAVATPAASGTVRWDALYAAPVAGGPDPLGRRIDEVTTALGGDRRVGASVAVMGLAARIVSMPFAAVALHGVLPSLGELRRDAGAADPWAAALPAGTTGVATPDVAVDPVGAADLLARELAAAHLEPLYAAVAVRAAVSPRVLRGNVVSAIGGAARVMEAVRRPDRRRYLALLDALVDHPVLRGPLPSGATGRLLRLDDTDPDTEWAFRRRSCCLYVRAPGGGTCGDCVLAGRA, from the coding sequence ATGAACGCGTCGCCGCACACTCCCGCCGCCGGGCCGCCGCCGTCCTCACCCGACCGGGTGTCCGACGAACGGGTCGCCGCGGTGCTCGCCGATGTCGCCACGATCGGTCCCTGGTTCGCGGTGGCGACGCCCGCCGCGTCCGGCACCGTCCGGTGGGACGCGCTCTACGCCGCGCCCGTGGCCGGCGGCCCGGACCCGCTCGGCCGGCGGATCGACGAGGTCACCACCGCACTCGGCGGGGACCGGCGGGTCGGGGCGTCGGTCGCGGTGATGGGGCTCGCGGCGCGGATCGTGTCCATGCCCTTCGCGGCCGTGGCCCTGCACGGTGTCCTCCCGTCGCTCGGGGAGCTGCGCCGGGACGCGGGCGCAGCCGACCCGTGGGCGGCCGCCCTGCCCGCCGGGACCACCGGCGTCGCCACCCCGGACGTCGCCGTCGACCCGGTGGGTGCCGCGGACCTGCTCGCCCGGGAGCTCGCCGCCGCCCATCTGGAGCCGCTCTACGCCGCCGTCGCCGTCCGCGCCGCGGTGTCGCCGCGGGTGCTGCGCGGCAACGTGGTGTCCGCGATCGGCGGGGCGGCGCGGGTCATGGAGGCCGTGCGGCGCCCGGACCGGCGTCGGTACCTGGCCCTGCTCGACGCGCTCGTCGACCACCCGGTGCTGCGCGGACCGTTGCCCTCGGGGGCGACCGGGCGCCTGCTCCGTCTCGACGACACCGACCCGGACACCGAGTGGGCGTTCCGGCGCCGCTCCTGCTGCCTCTACGTCCGCGCCCCCGGCGGCGGGACCTGCGGCGACTGCGTGCTCGCCGGCCGCGCCTGA